The following is a genomic window from Pedobacter sp. KBS0701.
GAGTAGCCCCATATTACTAAACTGTTAAACTTTTGGTTTGCACTTTGAAATGTAAGCTGACTTACTACTTTTGCGGCGATCAAAAAGAAATGATCGTGTAGAGCGCTGGCCGGTAGCATGCCGAAGGTTCGATTCCTTCCTCTACAACTTTTCGGGCAAATGCTTCCGTCGTCAAAAGTTATTTAATGCAATCCCGGGCAGGCATCTGTAGGATATAGTTACATCAACAGGTCGTGAAGATGTTGTATGAGTGGTTTACTTCAGCCCTTATTTGAATTGGTCATGTTGGTCGTTATCGCTTCCCTCTAAGTGTTTGCGATAGTCCTGGATTACTATCAAAAGTTCATTTGCGTTCATATCCAGTTCTGATGCGGTCAGAGAGATCTGCAGGTTCCCGGCAGGATCCTGTATGCCACTGACTACCATGGCAGATAGTTTTTTTTGAATGATGGGCATATAATGCGCTGCCTTGCCTATACTTAGTACCACCAGGGTATCCCATCCGGCTTTCGTAATGGAGATGTCGAGGATGTCTTTCCATGATATCAGACCTGCGGCTTTACTCACTGCGGTAACTTCTGAGTATATTCCTTCATTACTAAGTATGAGTAGGGGAGCTAAACGATTTAGGGAGATCAGCATCCTGATGATGACAATCAAAAGGATGATTCCTAAAGCGGCCGACACCCCCGCAAGTTTAGTGGCGATATTACCGGTGAATAATCCGATACTGTATAAAAATACCGCCACAAGTGCAATCAGGATGCCTGCGCAGATAAAGATAAGCTGCGCTGATTTTTTTTTGTTTCTGTAAAATTCCATTTACTGTATTTGAATTTTAACTACTTAATGCTGTAAATAGTTCACTTCAAAGCTGCCATACATCGCCATTTCAGCACTGTGGGATATGACAAGTTTTAGCTTTAATTTTTCAATTACTTCCTTCGCGAAACTGATGCTTCTGTTCAGGTCCTTAATCCCGCGTACTTCAATTCCCCGAGAAAGCATTTTGAATTTTGATGGCTCGAATTTTTCAATGAATTTTTGAATATCGGTTACTTTTTTGTTATCTGACATATTTTGATTTTTAGTGCTTATAACTTCGGGAAATGCTTTTTGTTTGCGCTCTTTTTGCACAGTGCTTTTTTAAAATCGTCTTATCTATCGATGTTTTTTGTCTTAACGCCACTTTTTCTCTTTTTATGTATCAATGTTGCAGCGATTTACGGAGATTGCTGAGTACCTGTTAGCATCTTAAATCGGGAGCTTGTATTTTACAAATAATTTTAACAGGTCTTTCGGATACATAACAGTACAGCGCATCATTTGGACTGAGCCTATTGGCCGCTATCGATGGAATGCCCATTATACGTTTATACTAAAACACTAACTTTGGAAAATGAAGCCTAACCGCGTTATATTTTTCATATTCAATAATGTTCATCTTTTAGATCTGGCTGGTGCTGTCACCGTTTTTTATGAATCCGGATGCTGCGGAAAAAATTACGATTTACATTATGTCTCGCCGTATGAGCATCCTGTAGCCTCCTCTGGTCTTGGCTTTACTAATGTTGAGCCGCTCAGTTCAGTAACAGTAAACAGGAATGATATTGTAATCGTTGCAGGAATGGAAATTCAAAAATGGAACAGGGCAGATGACCAGCTGTGGATGCCCTGGCTGCGGTCTGCCGCTGCAACTGGTGCAACAATTTGTTCAATTTGTACGGCCGCCTTCGCGCTTGCTGCTACCGGACTTTTAAATGGGAAGAATTGCACCACACATTGGTCGTGGACGAAAGCTTTGCAACAACAATATCCACAGATTAAGGTAATAGAGAATAAACTATTTGTACAAAGTGACAGGATCTTTACCAGCGCCGGAATTGCCACAGGTATTGATCTCGCACTTTACCTCGTCGAAGAGCAGCACGGAGCAGCTTTTACACACACTGTAGCAAAAGATATGGTGGTTTACCTGCGCAGAGATGGAATGGACTCACAAGACAGTGTTTATTTGCAAAACAGGCAGCATATTGATCATCATATCCATCAGGTACAGGATTTTATTATCAAAAATCTGCATCAAAAAATAACAATTGGCGAACTGGCTGAACTGGTTTTTATTAGCCCACGCAACCTTACACGTTTGTTCAAAATTGCCACGGGAATAACCATCGGACAATATATCCAATCAGTGAGACAGGAAAAGGCCAAACATCTGCTCAAAACCGGGCATAAGATAGCCTGGGTAGCATGTCAATGTGGTTATAATAGTACGTCTCAGATGCGGAAGTTGGTTAGGGCTCGAAGTGTTAATAATTAGTCATAAATAGAATGGCCGGATCGTGACCATGTCTGTCCGGATTTATCGGCTGTATCCTATTAATTTTGGATTCAAATGATACATTTATGAAACAGCTGTTACACCTGCTCTTTTTTATACCCTGCCTGGCATTTTCGCAGGTCTATGCGAATACCTATGTGTGTCCTCCTTGTAACTGTCCTTGTGACACGCATACTTACCAACAACCCGGGATATGTGCGCATTGTGGGATGAAATTAATAACGAAAAACGAACAGGTTTTAAATGATCAAAAAAAAGTAACGGTCTGCTTTTACTTATATGATGGGGTAGAGGTTCTGGACTTTGCCGGACCGATGGAAGTGTTTTCCTATGCGGGGTTCAA
Proteins encoded in this region:
- a CDS encoding STM3941 family protein, giving the protein MEFYRNKKKSAQLIFICAGILIALVAVFLYSIGLFTGNIATKLAGVSAALGIILLIVIIRMLISLNRLAPLLILSNEGIYSEVTAVSKAAGLISWKDILDISITKAGWDTLVVLSIGKAAHYMPIIQKKLSAMVVSGIQDPAGNLQISLTASELDMNANELLIVIQDYRKHLEGSDNDQHDQFK
- a CDS encoding GlxA family transcriptional regulator, which codes for MKPNRVIFFIFNNVHLLDLAGAVTVFYESGCCGKNYDLHYVSPYEHPVASSGLGFTNVEPLSSVTVNRNDIVIVAGMEIQKWNRADDQLWMPWLRSAAATGATICSICTAAFALAATGLLNGKNCTTHWSWTKALQQQYPQIKVIENKLFVQSDRIFTSAGIATGIDLALYLVEEQHGAAFTHTVAKDMVVYLRRDGMDSQDSVYLQNRQHIDHHIHQVQDFIIKNLHQKITIGELAELVFISPRNLTRLFKIATGITIGQYIQSVRQEKAKHLLKTGHKIAWVACQCGYNSTSQMRKLVRARSVNN